One region of Spiroplasma endosymbiont of Asaphidion curtum genomic DNA includes:
- a CDS encoding cation:dicarboxylate symporter family transporter → MRFSFRIFTAVGVGVAFAIAIQAILGFPAADSATSIWKEFLKEKKTENPNYNLWLHQVITWITLLKTIFINGMLMLSVPVVFLAIARVVAKPHTSGLTTMTIKGIIILLDFLHYLLK, encoded by the coding sequence ATGCGATTTAGTTTTCGAATTTTTACTGCTGTTGGTGTTGGTGTTGCATTTGCAATTGCTATTCAAGCGATATTAGGTTTTCCTGCTGCTGATAGTGCTACTAGTATTTGAAAGGAATTCTTAAAAGAAAAAAAAACAGAAAATCCTAATTATAATCTTTGATTGCATCAAGTTATTACTTGGATAACACTATTAAAAACTATTTTTATTAATGGAATGTTGATGTTATCTGTTCCTGTTGTATTTCTAGCAATTGCTCGGGTAGTTGCTAAACCACATACTAGCGGTTTAACAACAATGACAATTAAAGGCATTATTATTTTATTAGACTTCTTGCATTACTTATTAAAATAA
- a CDS encoding IS30 family transposase → MGYKHLGIYERIYIENQLKFKVKISEIAKNLNRSISTIIREVNRNKDSNHYFLLIAQNKAENRKQSHVYFHKFKNRELVKYVQQKLLLGWLPEQIYGRIKNFHKEWIISFKTIYNWIYSGLLEKVTNKNLRRKGKKRKSQENRGKFNGKSIKERNINVNNRITVGHWEGDTVVSSRGKSKSCLITLVERTSRFTLAMLVENRTTKVVNENISHYLSILPNNLVKTITFDRGKEFSNWQQLEKNLNVKIYFANAYSPWQRGTNENTNGLIREKFPKKFNFSNTTKNAVHKFILSLNQRPRKILNYLSPIEYLVRKII, encoded by the coding sequence ATGGGTTACAAACATCTTGGCATATATGAAAGAATTTATATTGAGAATCAATTGAAGTTTAAAGTAAAAATTAGTGAAATAGCTAAAAATCTTAATCGAAGTATTAGTACTATTATTCGAGAAGTCAATAGAAATAAAGATAGTAATCATTATTTTTTATTAATTGCACAAAATAAAGCAGAAAACAGAAAACAATCACATGTTTATTTTCATAAGTTTAAAAATAGAGAATTAGTAAAATATGTACAACAAAAATTACTATTAGGTTGATTGCCTGAACAAATTTATGGCAGAATTAAAAATTTTCATAAAGAATGAATTATTAGTTTTAAAACAATTTACAATTGAATTTATTCTGGATTACTTGAAAAAGTTACTAATAAAAATTTAAGAAGAAAAGGTAAGAAACGAAAATCTCAAGAAAATCGCGGTAAATTTAATGGTAAATCAATTAAAGAACGAAATATTAATGTTAATAATCGTATAACTGTTGGTCATTGAGAAGGTGATACTGTAGTATCATCACGAGGTAAAAGTAAATCATGTTTAATAACTTTAGTTGAAAGAACATCAAGATTTACTTTAGCAATGTTAGTTGAAAATAGAACTACTAAAGTTGTTAACGAAAACATTAGCCATTATTTATCAATTCTTCCAAATAATCTTGTTAAGACTATAACATTTGATAGGGGTAAAGAATTTTCTAATTGACAACAACTTGAAAAAAATTTAAATGTGAAAATTTATTTTGCTAATGCGTATTCGCCTTGACAAAGAGGTACTAATGAAAATACTAATGGTTTAATTAGAGAAAAATTTCCTAAAAAATTTAATTTTTCAAATACTACTAAAAATGCAGTTCATAAATTTATATTGTCTTTAAACCAAAGACCAAGAAAAATACTAAATTATCTTTCACCAATCGAATATTTGGTTAGAAAAATAATTTAG
- a CDS encoding IS30 family transposase, whose translation MGYKHLGIYERIYIENQLKFKVKISEIAKNLNRSISTIIREVNRNKDSNHYFSLIAQNKAENRKQSHVYFHKFKNRELVKYVQQKLLLGWLPEQIYGRIKNFHKEWIISFKTIYNWIYSGLLEKVTNKNLRRKGKKRKSQENHGKFNGKSIKERNINVNNRITVGHWEGDTVVSSRGKSKSCLITLVERTSRFTLAMLVENRTTKVVNENISHYLSILPNNLVKTITFDRGKEFSNWQQLEKNLNVKIYFANAYSPWQRGTNENTNGLIRKKFPKKFNFSNTTKNAVHKFILSLNQRPRKILNYLSPIEYLVRKII comes from the coding sequence ATGGGTTACAAACATCTTGGCATATATGAAAGAATTTATATTGAGAATCAATTGAAGTTTAAAGTAAAAATTAGTGAAATAGCTAAAAATCTTAATCGAAGTATTAGTACTATTATTCGAGAAGTCAATAGAAATAAAGATAGTAATCATTATTTTTCATTAATTGCACAAAATAAAGCAGAAAACAGAAAACAATCACATGTTTATTTTCATAAGTTTAAAAATAGAGAATTAGTAAAATATGTACAACAAAAATTACTATTAGGTTGATTGCCTGAACAAATTTATGGCAGAATTAAAAATTTTCATAAAGAATGAATTATTAGTTTTAAAACAATTTACAATTGAATTTATTCTGGATTACTTGAAAAAGTTACTAATAAAAATTTAAGAAGAAAAGGTAAGAAACGAAAATCTCAAGAAAATCACGGTAAATTTAATGGTAAATCAATTAAAGAACGAAATATTAATGTTAATAATCGTATAACTGTTGGTCATTGAGAAGGTGATACTGTAGTATCATCACGAGGTAAAAGTAAATCATGTTTAATAACTTTAGTTGAAAGAACATCAAGATTTACTTTAGCAATGTTAGTTGAAAATAGAACTACTAAAGTTGTTAACGAAAACATTAGCCATTATTTATCAATTCTTCCAAATAATCTTGTTAAGACTATAACATTTGATAGGGGTAAAGAATTTTCTAATTGACAACAACTTGAAAAAAATTTAAATGTGAAAATTTATTTTGCTAATGCGTATTCGCCTTGACAAAGAGGTACTAATGAAAATACTAATGGTTTAATTAGAAAAAAATTTCCTAAAAAATTTAATTTTTCAAATACTACTAAAAATGCAGTTCATAAATTTATATTGTCTTTAAACCAAAGACCAAGAAAAATACTAAATTATCTTTCACCAATCGAATATTTGGTTAGAAAAATAATTTAG
- a CDS encoding helix-turn-helix domain-containing protein, producing the protein MGYKHLGIYERIYIENQLKFKVKISEIAKNLNRSISTIIREVNRNKDSNH; encoded by the coding sequence ATGGGTTACAAACATCTTGGCATATATGAAAGAATTTATATTGAGAATCAATTGAAGTTTAAAGTAAAAATTAGTGAAATAGCTAAAAATCTTAATCGAAGTATTAGTACTATTATTCGAGAAGTCAATAGAAATAAAGATAGTAATCATTAG
- the trmB gene encoding tRNA (guanine(46)-N(7))-methyltransferase TrmB, which produces MVALEKIPNNLKFVQIEASNILNIFAINEITEIYLNFSDPWPKKKHYKRRLTHPNFLLAYKNILVNAGKILIRTDNAILFDFTVNSLRSEFLLRIISSRARCFV; this is translated from the coding sequence GTGGTGGCATTAGAAAAAATTCCTAATAACTTAAAATTTGTTCAAATTGAGGCTAGTAATATTTTAAATATATTTGCTATTAATGAAATTACTGAAATATATCTTAATTTTTCTGATCCATGACCAAAGAAAAAACATTATAAAAGAAGGTTAACGCATCCTAATTTTTTATTAGCATATAAAAATATTCTTGTTAATGCTGGCAAAATTTTAATTCGTACTGATAATGCAATATTGTTTGACTTTACTGTTAATAGTTTGAGGAGTGAATTCTTATTGAGAATTATTAGTTCAAGAGCAAGATGTTTTGTCTAG